A region of the Candidatus Thorarchaeota archaeon genome:
TCGATCTGGTTAGGGTCGGCCCACGGATGGACAATAAACTCGCTCTTGAGACCACGTTCTGTCATGTAGTATCGCAAGTCGATTCCATCGTAGATATTGCGATAGATCACGTCATCAAATGTGGGAATGTTAGTGTATTGCAAATCGCCAATGAAGTAGTTGATAACATGGGTCTTTTTAGCGGCTCCCTCTGGTTGTACATAGTTCGCTCCACGGAATGAGACCTCTGTAGTGAAGTGCTGACCATCCGGATTGGTCACTACGATTCGTACTCTCGAGGGGAGAAAACCCACTTGGATCCCATTAGATCCAACATAGTACTTCAAATCGCTATCCGGCGCCTGTCCGACGTTCTTAATAAAGCCACCAAACGGTATCGTTGGAGTCCGTGCTGCTGCTGAACGATCTACTACATTATTGTTCATTGTTGGAATATTCTTCATTGCATTAACAGTAGCTCCCTCCCCAGTCGAACTGGGCACTGCTGCAGTTAATCCTATAGTTAGTGTGCTCTGTAAAAGTAATATTAAGATAAATAATAGGCCTTTATGGCTCAAAGGAACACCTTCTCCTGAATCCTGACACAGGAACCTATCTTTGGGTGCGCAATGGCACAAACGAATATAAATAATCGCTGATTATTATCATGATTCATCAGAGGTCGTGTTTCACAATGCACTTTCTTTTCGGTATCATGCTTTAGTTTTATTAGATCAGTTCAATCCGCAGGTCTCATTTTTCTTGGATCTATGTTTGTGTGTTTCTCTGGTCTGTACTGTGGTGATTCAACTATTGTCGCTACAAATTTAAGTGGAATATCTTGCCTTTTGGACAGAGGTTCGCCACGAGATTTGATAGGAGGGCGTTTTGAGTATGATCAAGCTCGAAGAACTTTTTGAATTGGTCCGGAACCGGACAGGATTTCTTGTTATCTTTGCGATGATGTTACCTTATGCAGTCCAGATCATCGAACTGAACGATGGAACCCCTGCCTTTGTCTTTATCTCACTAATAGGAGTTGTAGTGGGGGTTATTGTTTTTGAAGGAATTACGTTCGATATGCAATTTGTTGGTCTTGGATTATTCACATCGGGATTTTACTGGTTAATCGGATTGATATTCTGTGCGCTGAATATTATGATGATCCGTGTTCTCTGGCTGTATTCTGAGGATCGGAAGAAACGGAATGAGGTAATTGTCGCAGCACTTTATTTTTCGGCAATTCCATTGTTTCTTGGAGGTGTCATGGGACTATTTCCGCTGCCGTTTGTTGCTGGTGCAGTAATTATTAAATTATTCGCCGAGAATAACCTACCGCCTGTAATTGTCGAGTCTGATATTGAGCCGGACGAGAAAATTCATGGTCAAGTCACAATATCCGAACACGAAACAATTGCATCAATCGAGTCGGAGAGTGCTTCCGTAGAGGGGTTACCAATTGCTACGGCTCCGATGCCAGAAAAAGAGTTTGATGAAACAATGGTCAGAGAGTCGCCTACTTTTTCCGAACGACTCCCCCGCTTCTTTGTTCATGGTCTCGCATTTTCGCTCATTGATCTTGTCTTTAGTCTTCTCTGGCCGATTGTCTTGGGCACTTCGATTGCGACAGGCTCGATATTGGGTAATGTTATATTACTTAATTTATTGGCATTCTCAATGGCTGTATCACTCATCGGTATTGGTCTCATCAATGCATGGATCTCTGAGCGAGTGTGGCACATCAACTGGAATTATGGACTTGGCTCCCTTTTGTTTTCGGGAATTATCCTGTTTGCTGTCACTCAGATCTTGATAAAGCCCTTCAGTGCACTAGCCGGAATATTTCTCGAGAGTTCCTTGCTTTTGGTGGGCATCATTATCTTCATCCGTTATGGGGTTCTCTCTATATTTATCGGAATGCTTGGATATCTGCTTGGTGATTATTTGCAACGACGCAAGGGCGCAGACTATTGAAGTGCGACCACGGTACGATGAGGAACACTCTCCTGATGGCTATGCATCGCTCGTATCACAGACTTTATTTCAGTAACAGTAGTGACTTACATGCACTTGTGCTTTCCATGAGTGAATGAGAGTAGGATGTGCCGCGAACTGCCAAATAAAAAACAGAATGGTAAAGAGGATGCAGGTGGCTTGATAATTGCCATTGGAGTTCTCTTTATTGTATTTCTCGGGATTCATACTATCTATCTTTTGATCCCTATTTTTGTGTTGGTCATTGTTCTCATTTCTACATTGACCACTGAGAACAAGATTAAGGCTAGGACATCAGAGCGTCACAGGGTCTCGGATGTTTCCTATGCTAACTCGTACACCGAAAAGCCAATCTACGACCAGTGGCGCCGAAAGGAAAAAGGAGTTTCACTAGGGCTTCTCATTCCAATCTTCATTCTGGGAATGTTCTTTATGAATGCGGATTTCAGCTGGCCTTTTCTGATTCCCCTCTTTGTTCTTGTCACCATTTTCTTTGGAGATTTGGTAAGTGACCGACGACGAGGCGAACGAGTCCGCACTGTTCTCACGGAGAGTCACGGGCGTACGCTCTCCGAGATTGCCGATGGTGCTGGGCTTCCTGAAGACCAGGTGATTCAACAAGTTGTTCACGAAAAGCGTCGAGGAACGGCTGATGTCTGGTTTGATCCCGCGACTGGTGTTGCAACTGATGAACATTTTCGGGATCAGGTCGAGAGACCTGCAAGAGGGACTTGTGTCTACTGCGGTTTCGCGCTCCGGGATGATGATCGTTTCTGTCCGTATTGTGGTGCTCCAATCCGTGGGAGTTAGAGCCAGATCTTAGTCTGGTTCTTTATTACACAGTCACTTTGGGTCACGCATGATTTGTGTAGTCCTGCTAATTTTGTTTCATAAAAACCGTTGACTTCCTAGTTATAACGAGTCTTTACGTGTTCAATTTTTCAGGATATAAAAATAGCTGGTTATGGGGGTTGCAACATCAGCAACCAAGGTTGATTGTAGTATTAGTGCTGCAAACAATAGTCCGCGTTCAAGTTTCCATCGGCTCACTTGAAACGTAGTGTATTGACCTGTTGGGTGATTAGGGCCGCCTAACTATTCAATAACAGTTGCCACCCATTCGAGTTCAATGAGCAGTAGCTTTTGGTCATCGCTACGTGGTGGTGGTCTGAAGCTTCTTCTGCGGTTCGGAATACCGCTCGTAAGAAAAATGTTGTAGTTTAACGTGTTTGTCCTAGAGCAGAGGAAAAAGTTTGCAACAGGCTCGTATATGCATCTTAGTACACTTGCAGTAGATCACGAGAAACAGGGACAAGGTTTCTGTAGCAAGACCGTGCGGCCCATATTTGCATACATTGACGAGGTCAGACTCCCTTGCTATCTTGAAACTCAGAGTGAGCGAAACGTACTTGTTTCAGCCTGTATTCCAAAAACAGTGGTAAGAACTGTTGGCGCTGGGCTTCACTCGAGAAGAAATATTTATTCAAGGTATCATTCCAGAACGCCCTAGTGAGAACATTAACTGCTCTCTTTGAGGATGATTTTGGAAGGGGAATTAGTCCCTCCACATCCAACATCTAGTAACACCTCTCTTCTCAGTTGAGCACAATCACTTCCTATTTTATTAGATAATTTGATAGTAATATCATTACTTCAATTTTTTCCTAATCATGCAGTGCTGGACTTCTTTTTGTATCTGCAACTTGATCGGATGAACTCTCTCCTGTTTGATCAACCACCTTCGTGAATACGCAATTTGATAATTACTTGTACGATTCCTCAAGTTCTCAAGTATCGGAGTTGCAGACAGTCTTGCGAATAAACAAGATAATATAATGCTGAATGATTTGGTAGTGGTAGTAGTGCTGATTTTGCTAGGATTCCGTGTGTCATATCAGCGCTTATTGTTCACTCAGCCGTGGATGATCCTCATTAGTAGTAAAAAAATGATGCCCTCCCCCCAAACGGAATCGGCAAGGTCTATCTTGCCTGTTGGATCTGGTCCATCAGCTTTTTGTAGTCCTTATCATCGGGTTTGAATTCGAGGCATTTTTTCACGTATTCTTCAGCCTTGTCCCAGTTTGCCATATTCCCATAGGCGAGGGCCGCATAGTAGTATGCCAGTTCCTTTGAAGGATCGAGTTGGATTGCTCGTTCCAGATGATCGATAGCCTTTGCATGATCCTTTGTCTTGTAGAAACAGTAGCCTTTGTAGAAATAGACATCAGCATCATCTGTCATTCCCAGTTCGACCGCTTTGTTCAATGACTCCATGGCCTCGGAGAATCTCTCCGTTCGTGCCTTCACGACGCCGTCATAGTACCAGACTCGGGGATCGTTGGGAGCCATTCCTTTTGCCGATTGAAGATCCAGCTCAGCATACTTGAGATTGCCAGAAGAAATGTTCTTGACAACCGATTCCAGGATGTTAGTGAGTGCTGCTTCATCAACCATCACGAACACTTCCTATGTTTTATGAAAATAGTCTTTTTTCCCCATATACATACTATGGTGCTCGCTAGATAGACTGATAGAAGCAACCACATTTTCGAGATTCTGGTTTCTGTCTTTGGCAATGCCCTGAATGAGACCTTATCCAGAGGTGCACGGCCTTTGTTGCTTTCGAGCACAAGCTTTGTTCTAGCTCCCTTGTTACGGTTTTCACGTCAGGGATTGCTCGTTGGCATTCAAGGTGCAGTAATAATTCTTTTTTAAAAGATGGGAGTTTTTCCATGAACTGATACTTTGCCACCTATCAGTAGATACATGATAATTACTTATAGCCATTTGTTTGATTTTTTAGTCGAAACTAGTATGAGGGTACGTGACACTAGTGGATTCGTTTTAGGATTAATCGCCCTAATCCTGTGCATTTCTCCGGTGATGATACAGACCGGTCTCTTTAGTGTAAACCCGGTTTCCACTGTACACGGCAATACTCCGATCGAGGACACTGTACCAACCAGCGATCCACGATACTATGAAGGCACACTTAATCCTGTTGAAGTCGAGCAGGTGGGTCACATTTCCACAATTGAGAAGTATGTTGAGACCGATGCTGGAAACGAGACCGGCCAGCTAATCTCTTTTGACACGGATAATAATTGGGTGGGTAGTCAGGCTGAGGTCGAGGTCTCCAACCTTACACGGCTCTATTCTATTAACGGTTCCTTTGATGATGGTCTAACAGGAGTCAATTACTACCCAAGCAGCTCTTCTAAGTACTATCCTCTTGGTTGGAGTGCCAGATATACACAGACTGGTCCTAAAAACACAACACAAGTTGCGTCCTATGTCGAGTCAGACGATCGTTTTGTGTCCGTAGAGAATCAGGGGTACACTGCTTCCACGACTAATCCAAATTATTATCATTATGCAGGCACAACAATTCAGTGGAATCAAACTTTTGTAAATGTTCCCTATTCTACAAGTTTTCTCTTGAGTTTTGACTATCTCTATTTTCGAGGACCAATTTACACAGGAACGGGCGATGCACTTACTGGAAACTGTAGCATTAATGTCTATATGAATGGTGATAAGGTCTGGAGTCAGAGTCTTCTTCAACTCTCTTCACATAATACATGGTATCATGTTGGATCTGTGCCAGTAAGTGTGCCTACTATCGGAAATATTTCAGAGGTAAGTATTGGTCTTCTGATCGATGAACAATTATTGCTGGATCCAAATAATGACTATGATGGGGATGGTATAGCTGATGGTGACCTCAATACGGGGTATATTACAGTCCATCTTGATAATGTGCGACTGGTAATGGCCGACCCTCCCTCTTTTGAAGCTGTTAATCTACAGTTCCAAGCTGGCTCTCAAGTGACACCAATTACCGGCGTTAACGGTACTGGTTCTGCGACTATTGTCAATTCTTCTTATTGGACCACTAGTCCGTTGCCAGTACAGGTGACATCTAACACATCCGTGAGTTTCCACTACATTTCTCGTCTACGAGTAATTCGCCTTGGCAACTCGACCTACACTACCAACATTAGTGCTGAAGGCGTCGAGTTCTCGTCTGATCCACTAGTGTCAGCTTATCTGTCGTTCTATTATTATATTGGCTATACTGGTGATTTATCGAATCGATGGTTGACCGTGCGAATTCCTACTGATTGGGGCAACGTCAGCGTGTACGACTCATTCATGACGGATATTACTTCTCTCTGTACTATCGCTCCCGGAGAAATATGGGCTCCTGACTCTCTTCTTGAACGGCTTGGGTGGTGGTTCTTTACTGCTGAATCCCCGAACTATTTACAGTCGGTCAAGGCTCAGAAATATAATGATTCAACATCGGTTTGGAGTGACAGTTCGATCTTTAGGACCTCCAATGTATCGCGTATTACTGCGTCATTTGGTAAGACAGGTCCTCAATCTTTACTCGGTTACCCTGCGCGGGTGCAGTGGTACCTGCCAAATGGGTCTCTATGGTATGAAGAGATGAAGACTGGAACTGGTCAGGGGGTATTGAATAGTACACCTGTCATTTTTGGGGGCATTAATACCAGTGCGGGTATCTGGTCTGTTTACATAACTTGGAACAACGGTTCAGAGATAGGCTGTGGTCGTGTAGAGTTCAGACTGATTCATAGGCTCAGATTAGAGCCTGTAACCGCATATATTGAAACAGAAGTTGGTACCGTTGTGAGTGTTGCTGTTTATGTTTATGATGATGATCAAGGAACCTTTCTTTTAGACTCTGGACTTTCTGTGTCTGGCAATTGGACGCCAGCGAGCATCGATCTCCTTCCGGATGCGCCACACAATAGATGGGCTGGCGACTTCAATACATCCTTTGTGTCCCCCGGCAACAATACTGTCAGGATAAATGCAAGCGGTGCTTCTTATGATCCCTCTTCAACCGAAATTGTGATTGGTGTGCTGTACACTAGAAACTCGCTCACCGCAAATGTAACATTGATTGATATGGCTCTCAATTCAACTCAGAGCATTCAATTGGAGTTCAAAGACTCCTTAGGAACTGCAATCAATGAGGCGAACATCTCGACTTCGATCATGCTCGGGTCATCCAATGGCATATCATGGGGATCTGTGGCTGACATTGGTGCTGGCAATTATCTGATTAATTTCACAGGTCATACCTCTGGAACCTACACAATCAGAATGGTTGCAAGTAAACCAAATTACGAATCGACAGATGTCACTCTTCTAATATATGTGGACACTATTCCCACTTCTTTGGCTTCTCTCAATGGCTCTGCAGATGTGATCACTTATGGCGATCAGTATGACCTGTTTCTCCATTATACAAATGAGAGTGGGTATGGTCTCTCAAATGCAAGTGTGAGCATTCAAGATGTGAAACCATCAACGGGTCTCCCTTATGGGCTAGTTGAAGATCTTGATGATGGTTTTTACCATATCCGGTTTAATTCGACGGAGATAGGCATCTACTCAATCGTGGTCCTTGCGAACAAGACCAATTTTCAGCCACAGTATCTCTCATTCACACTCACGGTTACGAAAGACACAATGTTCCTCTCAGTCGCTGATCCTGCCCCCGTTCTAACTGTTGGTGAGCTTTACAATTCATGTGTGTATCTTAATGCTTCTACTGGTCAAGGTTTATCCGGGGCCGTCATCAATGGAGTTGATTTGCCTCAAGCCCTATTGAATCTCTCTATCTTTGATTGTGGAAATGGAAGTTATTTTGTTACTTTCCGGCTTAATGATACTGGCTTCTTTCATTTTGTTCTGGCTGCGGCCTATCCTAATTACGCAAATACTACTGTTGTGTTCTCGGTCTCGGTAGTCCCTATACAGACTACTCTGTCCTTAGTCACAGGTACTAATTTGGGAATCACCCTTGTTGGAACCGAGTATGAGATCTTATTATTCTTCGAGAGCACTGAACGATCCGAGAACGTCACGGGTGCATCTATCGATGTTCGACTGGATGAAGGCGACCCACTAAATTGGACACTTGAAGAAAGTGAAGAGTATTATGCTATTCGTTTCACTGCACCCAGTACTGGACGACGGATTATTACCATTACGGCCTCAAAAATACACTATCAACCGGACTATATTGTCTATATTCTTGATGTCAGTCCTATTCCCACAGCACTGGAGGCTCTGGGCACGCCAGATCGTCCACTGTTCAACAGAACCAAATATTTCACGTTGAATTATCATTGTGTACTGAATAGCAGCGGCGTGGGCAGAGCGACGATCGATATTGCTGGTGATGGTCATGAGTGGTTTAACTGGACGTACTTAGGTGATGGGGTCTACAACTTTTCAGTGACCCCCACTGAACTTGGACAATATAACATCCAAATTTCGCTTACTCGTGAAGGGTTCGTGCCTCAAAAATTGACGATGTCTTTTGAAGTCGTAAAGATTCCAATTACTATTGTCATGTCCCCAATTGTCTGGAAAGAGGGTACTCCACTCCTGATTTCTCTCCAAGTTATGGAGGCTGATTCAGGACTGCCTGTCACTGGTGCATCAGTAAGTTGTCAGATATCTATCCCGAATTCTGCGCCTGTCAACATTGTGTTACATGAGGAAGCTCCTGGCAATTATTCGGGCTCAGTAGAGATTCCCTTTACCGGCGAGAACTCATATAGCCTAGAGATCACAGTCACGAAAGAAAACTACAAGCTTGAAGAAGGGCCGCTGCTTACAAGTATAACATTAGTTCCTGATTACCGATCACACTTGCTTTCTCTGCTGGTGTCTGTTGGATCCATTGGTGCAATCATCTTTTCAACTGTCTTTATTTCCGCTATTGTTTATCGTATCCATAGAAAACGTCACCAGCAACGAGAGGCAATTGCTATTGATATGAAACAGCGTCTTGATGATGCTGGTAATCTAATCGGTGTCATCATTCTGCATAAATTGAGTGGACTACCATTGTATTCCCGGTTTGTCAGAAATGCATTTGATGAGTCTATGGTCGCGGCCTTCATTACTGCAATCACTCACTTCAGAGCTGAGATCGACTCATCAACTCAAGTCGAGGGGAAGGTCTCTCCCATGTCCGATATCATTCGTATTGTCACAATGAAGAATCTTCTCTGTGCGTTTGTGACTTTAATGCCTCCC
Encoded here:
- a CDS encoding tetratricopeptide repeat protein; protein product: MVDEAALTNILESVVKNISSGNLKYAELDLQSAKGMAPNDPRVWYYDGVVKARTERFSEAMESLNKAVELGMTDDADVYFYKGYCFYKTKDHAKAIDHLERAIQLDPSKELAYYYAALAYGNMANWDKAEEYVKKCLEFKPDDKDYKKLMDQIQQAR
- a CDS encoding zinc ribbon domain-containing protein is translated as MCRELPNKKQNGKEDAGGLIIAIGVLFIVFLGIHTIYLLIPIFVLVIVLISTLTTENKIKARTSERHRVSDVSYANSYTEKPIYDQWRRKEKGVSLGLLIPIFILGMFFMNADFSWPFLIPLFVLVTIFFGDLVSDRRRGERVRTVLTESHGRTLSEIADGAGLPEDQVIQQVVHEKRRGTADVWFDPATGVATDEHFRDQVERPARGTCVYCGFALRDDDRFCPYCGAPIRGS